One region of Anaeromyxobacter paludicola genomic DNA includes:
- a CDS encoding matrixin family metalloprotease: MNPLRLAAVAALLAASTQAHAYVRSTTDVGNPGAGTCLWWGQRTVSFAVNATSAANPPNRAACPDCAPCQDASAAASLVAATLPTWSGATRAGESQACTDFAFQSAGTTDKVAVGNDGVNLIVFRSGQCQDTSVVPQNDACRNTVGACAAKYNCWEHDVTGTIGLTTVSFNGKTGQISDADIELHGWNGHNPPNGSYFTCAESPSCGSAPYASSPLPTACAYVDVASIALHEAGHVLGLDHTCEYAAPYDSCTAGSVMQPTIPTGQTRRALDADDVEGVCTIYPRGAATLTCAPVAGKSSGGCATGGGGGLLAIAAALLARLRRRRS, from the coding sequence ATGAACCCGTTGCGCCTCGCCGCCGTCGCCGCGCTGCTCGCCGCCTCGACCCAGGCCCACGCCTACGTGCGGTCCACCACCGACGTGGGCAACCCGGGCGCGGGCACCTGCCTCTGGTGGGGACAGCGGACCGTCTCCTTCGCCGTGAACGCGACCAGCGCCGCCAACCCGCCGAACCGGGCGGCCTGCCCCGACTGCGCGCCCTGCCAGGACGCCAGCGCCGCGGCGTCGCTGGTCGCGGCCACGCTGCCGACCTGGAGCGGCGCCACGCGGGCCGGCGAGTCGCAGGCCTGCACCGACTTCGCGTTCCAGAGCGCCGGCACCACGGACAAGGTCGCCGTCGGCAACGACGGGGTGAACCTCATCGTCTTCCGCAGCGGGCAGTGCCAGGACACCTCGGTGGTGCCGCAGAACGACGCGTGCCGCAACACCGTGGGCGCCTGCGCGGCCAAGTACAATTGCTGGGAGCACGACGTCACGGGGACCATCGGGCTCACCACCGTCAGCTTCAACGGCAAGACCGGCCAGATCAGCGACGCCGACATCGAGCTGCACGGCTGGAACGGCCACAACCCGCCCAACGGCTCGTACTTCACCTGCGCGGAGTCGCCGTCGTGCGGCAGCGCCCCCTACGCCTCCTCGCCGCTGCCGACCGCGTGCGCCTACGTGGACGTGGCGAGCATCGCGCTGCACGAGGCCGGCCACGTGCTCGGGCTCGATCACACCTGCGAGTACGCCGCGCCGTACGACTCCTGCACCGCCGGGTCGGTGATGCAGCCCACCATCCCGACCGGGCAGACGCGGCGGGCGCTCGACGCGGACGACGTGGAGGGCGTGTGCACCATCTATCCCAGGGGCGCCGCCACGCTCACCTGCGCGCCGGTCGCGGGAAAGTCGAGCGGCGGCTGCGCGACGGGCGGCGGGGGAGGGCTCCTGGCGATCGCGGCGGCGCTCCTGGCGCGGCTGCGGCGGCGGCGGTCCTGA
- a CDS encoding CxxxxCH/CxxCH domain c-type cytochrome, producing the protein MTVRTPVGGIVASDVGGISCGASAMTTVRDANGVLRQVPVYYPGADRCGPVAIPWSQAVVLTATPQGDNAFTSWSGDCGGNGTCTLRAGADKTVMAIFGPRGSGHPNYLSPADHGPAYLDYLGKVAGALNCPSCHGASLSGAGIAPSCHQCHAQAGWTGWQTNCSFCHGARTVQSKAGYDAAAHGAWSAPPDALSQRLTGTAAPARTGAHQAHLLGTNGAGLSLAGPFSCATCHAVPADLGHVRGKSARAQVTLAGAGQASLPASLGSYDAASGTCSTYCHGPAQPAWSSSGIQCGSCHAMPPPDPHPAVGSAPAGCAGCHSKTVLADGTIDIAGGKHVNGVLDFSGGGTGGSGCAACHGYPPTTGAHAAHYGLTTAQATSGYGDTKVLQDRFPDATATTAPAVYGFGCGQCHPVDPAKHMDGKVEVVLYEAAAPAGSLKARNATTATYDKASGTCSGVYCHSSGRQGAQFVTAPAWTSGAHLACNGCHDNPPRYTSGGAGSATANSHVNLADDGFEFGHFAGLIGPWLASYHGGNSGSGADSAPITCQTCHFETTDPANTGPSGFYYLDTTGNYQLPGGDPYRLSGLWYQRLQCTSCHGGTNAKAPLKTGKVLPLRHVNGTRDVAFDPRTTLPSISWLPAAPNTPTQPYWLMPIVGSPDWPAYVTRSPGGQTISFSLSRSRYDPATKTCTSVACHLAENPVWGTPYVSAYDQACYNCHVELIY; encoded by the coding sequence GTGACGGTCCGGACCCCGGTGGGCGGCATCGTCGCCTCCGACGTGGGCGGGATCAGCTGCGGCGCGTCGGCGATGACGACCGTGCGCGACGCCAATGGCGTCCTGCGCCAGGTGCCCGTCTACTACCCGGGCGCCGATCGCTGCGGGCCGGTGGCGATCCCCTGGAGCCAGGCGGTCGTCCTCACCGCCACGCCGCAGGGCGACAACGCCTTCACGAGCTGGTCGGGTGATTGCGGCGGCAACGGCACCTGCACGCTCCGGGCGGGCGCGGACAAGACGGTGATGGCCATCTTCGGCCCGCGAGGCAGCGGCCATCCCAACTACCTCAGCCCGGCCGACCACGGGCCCGCCTACCTCGACTACCTCGGCAAGGTCGCGGGCGCGCTCAACTGCCCGAGCTGCCACGGCGCCTCGCTCTCCGGCGCGGGCATCGCGCCCTCCTGCCACCAGTGCCACGCGCAGGCCGGCTGGACGGGCTGGCAGACCAACTGCTCCTTCTGCCACGGCGCCCGCACGGTCCAGAGCAAGGCCGGCTACGACGCGGCCGCGCACGGCGCCTGGTCGGCGCCCCCCGACGCGCTCTCGCAGCGGCTCACGGGCACGGCCGCGCCCGCCCGCACCGGCGCGCACCAGGCGCACCTGCTCGGGACGAACGGCGCGGGCCTGTCCCTCGCCGGCCCCTTCTCGTGCGCCACCTGCCACGCCGTGCCGGCCGACCTCGGGCACGTGCGCGGCAAGTCGGCCCGCGCCCAGGTGACCCTCGCCGGCGCCGGCCAGGCCTCGCTCCCGGCCTCCCTCGGCAGCTACGACGCGGCGAGCGGCACCTGCAGCACCTATTGCCACGGGCCGGCCCAGCCTGCGTGGTCGAGCAGCGGCATCCAGTGCGGCTCCTGCCACGCCATGCCGCCGCCCGATCCTCACCCCGCCGTCGGGAGCGCCCCGGCCGGCTGCGCCGGGTGCCACTCCAAGACCGTCCTCGCCGACGGCACCATCGACATCGCCGGGGGGAAGCACGTGAACGGCGTCCTCGACTTCAGCGGCGGCGGCACCGGCGGGAGCGGCTGCGCCGCCTGCCACGGCTATCCGCCCACCACCGGCGCGCACGCCGCGCACTACGGGCTGACCACGGCGCAGGCGACGAGCGGCTACGGCGACACCAAGGTCCTGCAGGACCGCTTCCCCGACGCGACCGCCACCACCGCGCCCGCCGTCTACGGCTTCGGCTGCGGGCAGTGCCACCCGGTGGACCCCGCGAAGCACATGGACGGGAAGGTGGAGGTGGTCCTCTACGAGGCGGCCGCGCCCGCGGGGTCGCTCAAGGCGCGCAACGCGACCACGGCCACCTACGACAAGGCGAGCGGCACCTGCAGCGGCGTCTACTGCCACTCGAGCGGGCGGCAGGGCGCGCAGTTCGTGACCGCGCCGGCGTGGACGTCGGGCGCGCACCTCGCCTGCAACGGCTGCCACGACAACCCGCCGCGCTACACCTCGGGCGGCGCGGGCAGCGCGACGGCCAACAGCCACGTCAACCTCGCGGACGACGGCTTCGAGTTCGGCCACTTCGCCGGGCTCATCGGGCCGTGGCTGGCGAGCTACCACGGAGGCAATTCGGGATCCGGCGCCGACTCCGCTCCCATCACCTGCCAGACCTGCCACTTCGAGACGACCGACCCGGCCAACACCGGCCCGAGCGGCTTCTACTACCTCGACACCACCGGCAACTATCAGCTGCCGGGCGGCGATCCCTACAGGCTGAGCGGCCTCTGGTACCAGCGGCTCCAGTGCACCTCGTGCCACGGCGGGACCAACGCCAAGGCCCCGCTCAAGACCGGCAAGGTGCTGCCGCTGCGGCACGTGAACGGGACGAGGGACGTGGCCTTCGACCCCCGGACCACGCTCCCGTCGATCAGCTGGCTCCCCGCGGCGCCCAACACGCCCACCCAGCCGTACTGGCTGATGCCGATCGTCGGATCGCCGGATTGGCCGGCGTACGTGACGCGCAGTCCCGGGGGCCAGACGATCTCGTTCAGTCTCTCGAGGTCCCGGTATGATCCCGCCACCAAGACCTGCACGAGCGTCGCCTGCCACCTGGCCGAGAACCCGGTCTGGGGGACGCCCTATGTCTCCGCGTACGACCAGGCCTGCTACAACTGCCACGTCGAGCTGATCTATTGA
- a CDS encoding CxxxxCH/CxxCH domain c-type cytochrome — protein MAHSRRCTGSLRRLALAAGLLAVAACGGSSSRSAGTGTAKGQAGLYFLVNVSRPVNGTITSDDGQLRCGPAGGADDACGPARYDWSATATLTATPAPGMTFGAWAGDCSYRGPCVLDTRVSGSDKWVAAAFGPPGQVGHGNFTSPTVHGPAYVAFVSGAPDAFACNAAGCHGANLTGAGIAPSCDDCHAKAGFPSWRTNCSFCHGFPPATGAHAAHYGLAGRETTSTYGDVRVLQDLYPAATPTTAPGVYAFGCGNCHPIDPAKHLDGKVEVTLYEPAAPLLSLKARNASTAAYDAASGTCSGVYCHSSGQELPAFATAPGWTSGAHLGCSGCHGNPPRYASGPAGATDANSHLGFPVGKGKEAGHFLGMPGPYHGSEHGAGNYAAYYGAWGATMKASPITCQQCHFDTTDPSSTGSSGFYWLDTTGDYHLPGGTASRLTTPEYAQLQCTSCHYTGGKSPPGVGRVLPLRHVNGSRDVVFDERPLPASLVNGLPPDPYRPVFAVWAYSYPDFSLSYGRALPNVTYSRPGTTGSGTMSLSLSGASYDPSPGKKTCSNVNCHFFAPQGKVSWGGRTTCGPCHGIPPT, from the coding sequence ATGGCTCACTCACGCCGTTGCACCGGAAGTCTGCGCCGGCTCGCGCTCGCCGCCGGTCTGCTGGCCGTCGCCGCGTGCGGCGGAAGCTCCTCGCGCAGCGCCGGCACCGGCACCGCCAAGGGCCAGGCCGGGCTCTACTTCCTCGTGAACGTCTCGAGGCCGGTGAACGGCACCATCACCTCGGACGACGGCCAGCTCCGCTGCGGCCCAGCCGGCGGCGCCGACGACGCCTGCGGCCCGGCGCGCTACGACTGGAGCGCGACCGCGACCCTCACCGCGACGCCCGCGCCCGGCATGACGTTCGGAGCGTGGGCCGGCGACTGCTCGTACCGGGGCCCCTGCGTGCTCGACACCCGCGTCTCCGGCTCGGACAAATGGGTCGCCGCCGCGTTCGGCCCGCCCGGCCAGGTCGGGCACGGCAACTTCACGAGCCCGACGGTGCACGGGCCCGCCTACGTCGCGTTCGTCTCCGGCGCGCCCGACGCCTTCGCCTGCAATGCGGCCGGGTGCCACGGCGCCAACCTCACCGGCGCCGGCATCGCGCCCTCCTGCGACGATTGTCACGCCAAGGCCGGCTTCCCGTCCTGGCGCACCAACTGCTCCTTCTGCCACGGCTTCCCGCCCGCCACCGGCGCGCACGCGGCGCACTACGGCCTCGCCGGCCGCGAGACCACGTCCACGTACGGCGACGTCCGCGTGCTGCAGGACCTCTACCCGGCGGCGACGCCCACCACGGCGCCCGGGGTGTACGCCTTCGGCTGCGGCAACTGTCACCCCATCGACCCGGCGAAGCACCTCGACGGCAAGGTCGAGGTGACGCTCTACGAGCCGGCCGCGCCGCTGCTGTCCCTGAAGGCGCGGAACGCCTCGACCGCCGCGTACGACGCCGCGAGCGGCACCTGCAGCGGCGTCTACTGCCACTCGAGCGGCCAGGAGCTCCCGGCCTTCGCGACCGCGCCGGGCTGGACCTCCGGCGCGCACCTCGGCTGCTCCGGGTGCCACGGCAACCCTCCGCGCTATGCCTCGGGGCCCGCCGGCGCCACCGACGCGAACAGCCACCTCGGCTTCCCCGTCGGAAAGGGAAAGGAGGCGGGACACTTCCTGGGAATGCCCGGCCCCTACCACGGCTCCGAGCACGGCGCGGGCAACTACGCGGCCTATTACGGCGCCTGGGGCGCCACCATGAAGGCCTCGCCCATCACCTGCCAGCAGTGCCACTTCGACACCACCGATCCGAGCAGCACCGGCAGCTCCGGCTTCTACTGGCTCGACACCACGGGCGACTACCACCTGCCGGGCGGGACCGCCTCCCGCCTCACCACGCCGGAGTACGCGCAGCTCCAGTGCACCTCCTGTCACTACACCGGCGGCAAGTCGCCGCCCGGCGTCGGGCGGGTGCTGCCGCTGCGCCACGTGAACGGCTCGCGGGACGTGGTGTTCGACGAGCGGCCGCTGCCGGCGAGCCTGGTGAACGGCCTGCCGCCCGATCCCTACCGCCCCGTCTTCGCGGTCTGGGCCTACTCCTACCCGGACTTCAGCCTGAGCTACGGAAGGGCGCTGCCCAACGTGACCTACAGCCGCCCCGGCACCACGGGCAGCGGCACCATGTCGCTCAGCCTGAGCGGCGCCAGCTACGACCCGTCGCCCGGCAAGAAGACCTGCTCCAACGTGAACTGCCACTTCTTCGCGCCGCAAGGGAAGGTGAGCTGGGGCGGGCGGACGACCTGCGGGCCGTGCCACGGCATCCCGCCGACGTGA
- a CDS encoding CxxxxCH/CxxCH domain c-type cytochrome: MTPDKLVGPRRIALTLLLATLSACGRSHDAGSSSAKGSAGVFFLVRVSRPVNGTIDSTDGQLHCGPAGGTANACGPARYAWSATATLTATPSAGMMFGAWGGDCAYRGPCVLDAHTSGADKWVAAIFGLPGEVGHGNFTSPAIHGPAYLDTLGGAPDSFSCATAGCHGAQLTGAGIAPSCDACHEKAGWAGWRTNCSFCHGARDAASMAGYDPAAHLDWAAPPDAVSQRLDGAPAPARAGAHQAHLQGITAAGQRLAGPFPCATCHSVPADLGHVRGASARAVVTLTTSTASGQVQLLGSYDALTGTCTTYCHGVSPSPAWGTPGIVCGSCHGMPPAAPHPAVSSAPAGCAMCHPGTVRSDGTIDVAGGKHVNGVVDVAFGAGGGAGCNACHGAPPATGAHVAHSGSQPDTTYGDTRITVNGPGLQIGCGNCHPTDPSSHLDGRQELVLNPALVLPGGTSTAGAQVSGTSTSTTCSVACHYPLGAPARTVSWSATGPLPCTSCHASINPGGAAPTERAGPSLHDPMFGDPRLTSSGTTCWSCHQASAHGASHLSGNAALLGSDGVSATCIACHSPPASPGAGAGQVLSSGGAPDAARTPPVLLGWTDAVNGDWHGSRAGTGSGGTLAAPYARRQGPLPCTACHAGHASRNAFLFAATVNGRVIPPNAIDRAGVGAEVLCSACHQGQRHAYCMSCHTDQRLANGGFGPGNPVDPQPAGSPCFYCHGHEGLRNFPSPEAPHGMNPPWDETCQHCHSVQDWTPVVSYQPPAWVAQPAATVTKGSAVIAWQTSGGGSTSWVEYGVGAPTYVAGSGALTNQHSVTLSGLAPSTTYVWRVRSSDSSRNVLTTALQSFTTPDPSVPSAPDLLPTADQYVDWGGSDLWTQLAWSPVTAPSGTAVQYQVQVGPNATFAGAVTAGFPSGGLVPATSPWLSSTAASVYVYGLVDPGCAVEGMNTGPGLTVFWRVRAQDAQGHTSPWSAAGAFTSYSQENCI, from the coding sequence ATGACTCCAGACAAGCTCGTCGGGCCTCGTCGAATCGCGCTCACCCTGCTGCTGGCGACGCTCTCTGCGTGCGGGAGGTCTCACGACGCCGGCTCGTCCTCCGCCAAGGGCTCCGCGGGGGTCTTCTTCCTGGTCCGCGTATCACGACCGGTGAATGGCACCATCGACTCCACCGACGGTCAGCTCCACTGCGGGCCGGCTGGCGGGACCGCCAATGCGTGCGGACCGGCGCGTTACGCCTGGAGCGCCACCGCCACCCTGACCGCGACGCCGAGCGCCGGCATGATGTTCGGCGCCTGGGGCGGCGACTGCGCGTACCGGGGCCCCTGCGTCCTCGACGCGCACACGTCCGGCGCCGACAAGTGGGTGGCCGCGATCTTCGGCCTCCCGGGCGAGGTCGGGCACGGCAACTTCACGAGCCCGGCGATTCACGGCCCCGCGTACCTCGACACCCTGGGCGGCGCCCCCGACTCGTTCAGCTGCGCCACGGCCGGCTGCCACGGCGCCCAGCTCACCGGCGCGGGGATCGCGCCCTCCTGCGACGCCTGTCACGAGAAGGCGGGCTGGGCCGGCTGGCGCACCAACTGCTCCTTCTGCCACGGCGCCCGCGACGCCGCGAGCATGGCCGGGTACGACCCCGCCGCGCACCTGGACTGGGCCGCGCCTCCGGACGCCGTCTCGCAGCGGCTCGACGGCGCGCCCGCTCCGGCCCGCGCCGGCGCGCACCAGGCGCACCTCCAGGGGATCACCGCCGCCGGCCAGCGGCTCGCGGGGCCGTTCCCCTGCGCCACCTGCCACAGCGTACCCGCCGACCTGGGCCACGTCCGCGGCGCCTCGGCCCGGGCGGTCGTCACCCTCACCACCTCCACCGCCTCGGGGCAGGTGCAGCTCCTCGGCAGCTACGACGCCCTCACCGGCACCTGCACCACCTACTGTCACGGGGTGAGCCCGTCGCCGGCCTGGGGCACCCCCGGGATCGTCTGCGGCTCGTGCCACGGGATGCCTCCGGCCGCTCCACACCCGGCCGTCTCGAGCGCGCCGGCCGGCTGCGCGATGTGCCACCCCGGCACCGTCCGCTCCGACGGCACCATCGACGTCGCGGGCGGCAAGCACGTGAATGGGGTGGTGGACGTCGCCTTCGGCGCAGGAGGCGGCGCGGGGTGCAACGCCTGCCACGGCGCGCCGCCCGCCACCGGTGCCCACGTGGCCCACTCCGGCTCGCAGCCCGACACGACCTACGGCGACACCCGGATCACGGTGAACGGCCCCGGCCTCCAGATCGGCTGCGGCAACTGCCACCCCACCGATCCCTCGAGCCACCTCGACGGACGGCAGGAGCTCGTGCTCAACCCGGCGCTCGTGCTCCCCGGCGGCACGAGCACCGCCGGCGCGCAGGTGAGCGGCACGTCCACCAGCACCACCTGCAGCGTGGCCTGTCACTACCCGCTCGGCGCGCCGGCGCGGACGGTCTCCTGGAGCGCCACGGGACCGCTCCCCTGCACCTCCTGCCACGCGAGCATCAACCCGGGCGGCGCCGCGCCGACCGAGCGGGCCGGCCCGTCCCTCCACGATCCCATGTTCGGCGACCCTCGGCTCACCTCGAGCGGGACCACCTGCTGGTCCTGCCACCAGGCGAGCGCGCACGGCGCGAGTCACCTCTCGGGCAACGCCGCCCTCCTCGGCAGCGACGGGGTGAGCGCGACCTGCATCGCCTGCCACAGCCCTCCGGCGTCGCCGGGCGCGGGGGCGGGCCAGGTGCTCTCCAGCGGCGGCGCTCCGGACGCGGCGAGGACGCCGCCCGTGCTGCTCGGCTGGACGGATGCGGTCAACGGCGACTGGCACGGGAGCCGGGCCGGCACCGGCTCCGGAGGGACCCTGGCCGCCCCGTACGCACGACGTCAGGGGCCGCTCCCGTGCACCGCCTGCCACGCCGGTCACGCCAGCAGGAACGCCTTCCTCTTCGCGGCCACCGTGAACGGGAGGGTCATCCCGCCGAACGCCATCGATCGCGCCGGCGTCGGCGCCGAGGTGCTCTGCTCGGCCTGCCACCAGGGCCAGCGCCACGCCTACTGCATGAGCTGCCACACCGACCAGCGGCTCGCGAACGGCGGGTTCGGCCCGGGCAACCCGGTCGATCCGCAGCCCGCCGGGAGTCCCTGCTTCTACTGCCACGGTCACGAGGGCCTCCGGAACTTCCCCTCGCCGGAAGCTCCGCACGGCATGAATCCGCCCTGGGACGAGACCTGCCAGCACTGTCACTCGGTCCAGGACTGGACGCCCGTCGTGAGCTACCAGCCTCCGGCGTGGGTCGCCCAGCCCGCGGCGACGGTCACCAAGGGCAGCGCGGTCATCGCCTGGCAGACCTCCGGCGGAGGATCGACGTCGTGGGTCGAGTACGGAGTGGGGGCCCCGACCTACGTGGCCGGCAGCGGCGCCCTGACCAACCAGCACTCGGTCACCCTGTCCGGCCTCGCCCCGAGCACCACCTACGTCTGGCGCGTCCGCAGCAGCGACAGCTCCCGCAACGTCCTCACGACCGCGCTCCAGAGCTTCACGACACCGGATCCGAGCGTCCCCTCGGCCCCGGACCTCCTCCCCACGGCGGACCAGTACGTCGACTGGGGCGGGAGCGATCTCTGGACGCAGCTGGCGTGGAGCCCGGTGACGGCGCCGTCGGGCACGGCGGTGCAGTACCAGGTGCAGGTCGGGCCGAACGCCACCTTCGCGGGCGCGGTCACGGCCGGCTTCCCGAGCGGCGGCCTCGTTCCGGCGACCTCGCCCTGGCTGTCGTCCACCGCGGCGAGCGTCTACGTCTACGGTCTCGTGGATCCTGGCTGTGCGGTCGAGGGCATGAACACCGGCCCCGGACTGACCGTCTTCTGGCGCGTGCGCGCCCAGGACGCCCAGGGCCACACCTCTCCCTGGTCGGCCGCCGGCGCGTTCACCTCGTACTCGCAAGAGAACTGCATCTGA
- a CDS encoding CxxxxCH/CxxCH domain c-type cytochrome, which produces MQRLLAPVVSLLALLACGREGTTQGAAEQAAQEMVFGVSFNVRVGSRPANGIVSSSDGRINCGYPTAATACSATYGWSERATLTATPKAGYAFQSWAGDCGGSAGCVLASGADRTVYAFFAVFTQVGHSGNFSDPAQHGPAFLDFLGKVAGAPGCTASSCHGPNLTGVGIAPGCDGCHQTAGYVSWRTDCSFCHGARTAQSKAGYDVAVHPTWAAPPDDVRQRLGSAMNPARTGAHQAHLTGVAADGTALAAPFPCGTCHAVPSTYDHVGGQNARATVALTGSGQLPAALGTYDASTGTCAAYCHGPGGSPVWGTTTLACDACHGLPPPSPHPAIPSRLTVCVYCHAKTMNADGTLNVAGGKHVNGVADLSGGGGGVGCGACHGFPPDTGAHLAHFGITGAEASGTYGDTSVLQDRYPAATPTTAPAAYAFGCGNCHPVDPAKHMDGTAEVVLHEAGAPAGSLKARSATDAAYDPATRTCSGTYCHSSGQPSPVPVASPDWSATAHLGCAGCHGNPPRYASGDPGSATANSHLGLADDGFEFGHFLGEPGPWHQSKHGGWKAGQDAAPITCQTCHYDTADPANVGPSGFYYLDTSGDYQLAGGYAGRTALRVYQQLQCTACHAGGGPAAGSGKVLPLRHVNGARDVVFDPRTALPQPWPWLPGGLDAPSAPYWLTDGNPGWLDWPAAIVQVNGTTVSFGLAGATYDPATKRCGNVACHMAEAPVWGRPYGFKSDFGMCLRCHPRI; this is translated from the coding sequence GTGCAGCGTCTCCTCGCCCCCGTCGTCAGCCTGCTCGCCCTGCTGGCGTGCGGGCGCGAGGGCACCACCCAGGGAGCGGCCGAGCAGGCCGCCCAGGAGATGGTCTTCGGCGTCAGCTTCAACGTCCGGGTCGGCAGCCGGCCCGCCAACGGGATCGTCAGCTCGAGCGACGGGCGGATCAACTGCGGCTACCCCACGGCCGCCACCGCCTGCAGCGCGACCTACGGCTGGTCCGAGCGCGCGACGCTCACCGCGACGCCGAAGGCCGGCTACGCCTTCCAGTCCTGGGCCGGGGACTGCGGCGGCAGCGCCGGCTGCGTCCTCGCGAGCGGCGCCGACCGGACGGTCTACGCCTTCTTCGCCGTCTTCACGCAGGTCGGGCACTCGGGGAACTTCTCCGACCCGGCGCAGCACGGGCCCGCCTTCCTCGACTTCCTGGGCAAGGTGGCGGGCGCGCCGGGCTGCACCGCCTCGAGCTGCCACGGCCCCAACCTCACCGGCGTCGGCATCGCGCCCGGCTGCGACGGCTGCCACCAGACCGCCGGGTACGTGAGCTGGCGGACCGACTGCTCGTTCTGCCACGGCGCGCGGACCGCGCAGTCCAAGGCGGGCTACGACGTCGCCGTCCACCCGACCTGGGCCGCGCCGCCCGACGACGTCCGGCAGCGGCTCGGGAGCGCGATGAACCCGGCCCGCACCGGCGCGCACCAGGCGCACCTCACCGGCGTCGCCGCCGACGGGACCGCGCTGGCGGCGCCGTTCCCGTGCGGCACCTGCCACGCCGTGCCGAGCACCTACGATCACGTCGGCGGCCAGAACGCGCGGGCCACCGTCGCGCTCACCGGCTCGGGCCAGCTCCCGGCCGCGCTCGGCACGTACGACGCGAGCACGGGTACCTGCGCCGCCTACTGTCACGGCCCGGGCGGCTCGCCGGTCTGGGGCACCACGACCCTCGCCTGCGACGCGTGCCACGGGCTGCCGCCGCCCTCGCCGCATCCCGCCATCCCGAGCAGGCTCACGGTCTGCGTCTACTGCCACGCGAAGACGATGAACGCGGACGGCACGCTCAACGTCGCCGGCGGCAAGCACGTGAACGGCGTCGCCGACCTCTCGGGCGGCGGGGGCGGCGTGGGCTGCGGCGCGTGCCACGGCTTCCCGCCGGACACCGGCGCGCACCTCGCACACTTCGGGATCACCGGCGCCGAGGCGTCGGGGACGTACGGCGACACGAGCGTGCTCCAGGATCGCTACCCGGCGGCCACGCCCACCACCGCGCCGGCCGCGTACGCCTTCGGCTGCGGCAACTGCCACCCGGTGGACCCGGCGAAGCACATGGACGGCACGGCCGAGGTGGTGCTGCACGAGGCGGGGGCGCCCGCGGGCTCGCTCAAGGCCCGCAGCGCCACCGACGCGGCGTACGACCCCGCCACCCGCACCTGCAGCGGCACCTACTGCCACTCGAGCGGCCAGCCGTCGCCGGTCCCGGTGGCGAGCCCGGACTGGAGCGCCACGGCGCACCTCGGCTGCGCCGGCTGTCACGGCAACCCGCCGCGCTACGCCTCGGGCGACCCGGGCAGCGCGACCGCCAACAGCCACCTCGGCCTCGCCGACGACGGCTTCGAGTTCGGCCACTTCCTCGGCGAGCCCGGGCCGTGGCACCAGAGCAAGCACGGCGGCTGGAAGGCGGGGCAGGACGCGGCGCCGATCACCTGCCAGACCTGCCACTACGACACCGCCGATCCCGCCAACGTCGGCCCGAGCGGCTTCTACTACCTCGACACCAGCGGCGACTACCAGCTCGCGGGCGGCTACGCCGGCCGCACCGCGCTGCGCGTGTACCAGCAGCTCCAGTGCACCGCCTGCCACGCCGGCGGCGGCCCCGCGGCCGGCTCGGGAAAGGTGCTGCCGCTGCGCCACGTGAACGGCGCGCGCGACGTGGTCTTCGATCCGCGGACCGCGCTGCCGCAGCCGTGGCCGTGGCTGCCGGGCGGGCTCGACGCGCCGAGCGCGCCGTACTGGCTCACCGACGGCAACCCCGGCTGGCTCGACTGGCCGGCCGCGATCGTCCAGGTGAACGGCACCACCGTGTCCTTCGGCCTGGCCGGCGCGACCTACGACCCGGCGACGAAGCGCTGCGGCAACGTGGCCTGCCACATGGCGGAGGCGCCGGTCTGGGGGCGGCCGTACGGCTTCAAGTCCGACTTCGGGATGTGCCTGAGGTGTCACCCGAGGATCTAG
- a CDS encoding c(7)-type cytochrome triheme domain-containing protein, producing MKRSIAFAALVLFAATAAQAQSGPAKKRRPLPYEFGRVVIANQSEKAGFAPVVFEHWFHRTKYTCRVCHVDIGFAMKPGGTNIRAADNANGFYCGACHNKKLVSDGHPVFEACTKAATGDRRTCVRCHSLGMNVKPEHDFASVTAKLPRGRFGNGVDWEKAEEDHLINPSDHLEGVSIARTSISAQKDFALSPKLAGMPDIIFSHKKHTVWNGCELCHPEIFVGVKRGASKYTMVEIFEGRSCGACHVTVAFPLTDCQRCHSKPVQ from the coding sequence ATGAAGCGATCGATCGCGTTCGCGGCGCTCGTCCTGTTCGCCGCCACGGCCGCCCAGGCCCAGTCGGGCCCGGCCAAGAAGCGCCGCCCGCTGCCGTACGAGTTCGGCCGGGTGGTCATCGCGAACCAGTCGGAGAAGGCCGGCTTCGCGCCGGTGGTCTTCGAGCACTGGTTCCACCGCACGAAGTACACCTGCCGCGTCTGCCACGTGGACATCGGCTTCGCCATGAAGCCCGGCGGCACCAACATCCGCGCGGCCGACAACGCGAACGGCTTCTACTGCGGCGCCTGCCACAACAAGAAGCTGGTCTCCGACGGGCACCCGGTCTTCGAGGCCTGCACCAAGGCCGCGACCGGCGACCGCCGCACCTGCGTCCGCTGTCACTCGCTCGGCATGAACGTGAAGCCGGAGCACGACTTCGCCTCGGTGACGGCCAAGCTGCCCCGGGGCCGCTTCGGCAACGGCGTCGACTGGGAGAAGGCGGAGGAGGACCACCTCATCAACCCCTCCGACCACCTCGAGGGCGTCTCCATCGCCCGCACCTCGATCTCGGCGCAGAAGGACTTCGCCCTCTCGCCCAAGCTCGCCGGCATGCCGGACATCATCTTCTCCCACAAGAAGCACACCGTCTGGAACGGCTGCGAGCTCTGCCACCCCGAGATCTTCGTGGGCGTGAAGCGGGGCGCCTCGAAGTACACCATGGTCGAGATCTTCGAGGGGCGCTCCTGCGGCGCCTGCCACGTCACGGTGGCGTTCCCGCTGACGGACTGCCAGCGCTGCCACTCGAAGCCGGTGCAGTGA